Proteins encoded by one window of Panicum virgatum strain AP13 chromosome 7N, P.virgatum_v5, whole genome shotgun sequence:
- the LOC120683831 gene encoding uncharacterized protein LOC120683831, with amino-acid sequence MPLIPPIAVLRDRSAVDPPPAYLLIRRCCVTIYPCEGELLKERREGKARQPLSGSEEELPRPQDAHREKVRGGAEQARSSILGQAWKQESNGAGVLRWLRCLANSMLSPAMLCCKTSSAVHEPSLRSLVPTISVCNLSCASLQLLPNKLQDHIR; translated from the exons ATGCCGCTCATTCCTCCCATCGCCGTTCTGCGAGACCGATCTGCCGTCGATCCTCCTCCGGCCTACCTTCTGATCAG GAGGTGCTGCGTCACCATCTACCCGTGTGAAGGAGAGCTGCTGAAGGAGAGAAGGGAAGGCAAGGCAAGGCAGCCTCTATCTGGCTCAGAGGAAGAGCTCCCGAGGCCTCAAGATGCACACAGGGAGAAGGTTCGTGGCGGGGCAGAGCAGGCCAG ATCTAGCATCCTTGGACAAGCATGGAAACAAGAGTCTAATGGAGCTGGGGTGCTCCGATGGTTGCGGTGCCTAGCAAATTCTATGTTGTCACCTGCTATGCTATGCTGCAAGACTTCATCAGCGGTGCACGAGCCTTCTTTGCGCTCGCTAGTTCCAACAATATCAGTCTGCAACCTAAGCTGTGCTAGTCTACAACTCCTACCTAACAAG CTCCAAGATCACATTAGATGA